A window of candidate division TA06 bacterium contains these coding sequences:
- the gyrB gene encoding DNA topoisomerase (ATP-hydrolyzing) subunit B codes for MKKETYDAQKIQVLKGLEGVRRRPAMYIGDTASRGLHHLIHEVVDNSVDEALSGFCDYIKITLHKDKSVSVWDNGQGIPVGMHPTEKKPAVEVVMTMLHAGAKFDDKTYRIAGGLHGVGVSVVNALSEWLEVEVRRDGKIYAQRYERGKTKSPLKIKGKAKQAGTLVRFRPDSKIFPSIDFDYKRLCERMRELAFLNEGLKIEVIDEETGKESSFKYKGGLVEFIKYLNEGKKTLTLPIRISGKKNGVEVHVALQLVEAYTENIFTFANTINTHEGGFHLVGFKSALTRTVNEYARKSGALKNVSISGEDVREGLTAILSIKLRNPQFEGQTKTKLGNSELKGIVESIVGEKLSSYLEENPRVANKIVQKAIVAARARSAARHARELTRRKSALESDTLPGKLADCSNTDPSLCELYLVEGASAGGSAKQGRDRTFQAILPLRGKILNVEKARLDRMLSNQEIRTIITAIGTGIGSDEYDPAKVRYHKVIIMTDADEDGSHIRTLLLTLFFRYMKDLIDAGHIYIAQPPLYGIRKGKEMHYANSDEELEKLKKKLGSDGLQIQRYKGLGEMNPEQLWKTTMDPERRTLKRVTMEDAVEADHVFTTLMGDQVEPRREFIEENAGLVKNLDI; via the coding sequence GGTAGTAGACAACAGTGTAGACGAAGCTCTTTCCGGATTCTGCGATTACATAAAGATAACCCTGCACAAGGATAAGAGCGTATCGGTTTGGGACAACGGACAGGGGATACCGGTCGGCATGCATCCAACGGAAAAGAAACCGGCAGTCGAGGTTGTGATGACAATGCTTCATGCAGGAGCCAAGTTTGACGATAAGACATACCGTATAGCTGGCGGACTGCATGGTGTTGGTGTCTCGGTAGTGAATGCTCTCAGCGAATGGCTGGAGGTGGAGGTTCGAAGGGACGGGAAGATTTACGCTCAAAGATATGAACGCGGAAAGACGAAGAGTCCGCTCAAAATAAAAGGAAAAGCAAAGCAGGCCGGCACCCTGGTGAGATTCAGACCTGACAGCAAGATATTCCCAAGTATTGATTTCGATTACAAACGCCTCTGCGAACGGATGAGGGAACTCGCATTCCTCAATGAGGGTCTGAAGATTGAAGTCATAGACGAGGAAACAGGTAAAGAGTCGTCTTTCAAGTACAAGGGCGGACTGGTCGAATTCATCAAATATCTAAATGAGGGCAAGAAGACACTGACTTTACCCATCCGTATTTCCGGGAAGAAAAACGGTGTAGAGGTGCATGTTGCGCTGCAGCTCGTTGAGGCATACACAGAGAACATATTCACCTTCGCCAATACCATAAACACCCATGAAGGTGGTTTTCATCTTGTGGGCTTTAAATCGGCCCTCACAAGGACTGTAAACGAGTACGCTCGCAAGAGCGGCGCGCTCAAGAACGTGAGCATCTCTGGTGAAGATGTTAGAGAAGGGCTGACGGCAATCCTTTCTATAAAACTGAGGAACCCACAGTTCGAGGGCCAGACGAAAACAAAACTTGGCAACAGCGAACTCAAGGGGATTGTGGAATCGATTGTGGGAGAGAAACTCTCCTCATATCTTGAAGAGAATCCCCGTGTGGCAAACAAAATCGTGCAAAAGGCGATAGTGGCCGCGAGAGCAAGATCAGCCGCTCGCCACGCCAGAGAACTGACAAGAAGAAAATCTGCTCTGGAGTCAGATACATTACCGGGGAAACTGGCCGACTGTTCGAATACAGATCCCAGCCTCTGCGAGTTGTACCTGGTGGAGGGGGCCTCAGCAGGTGGATCCGCAAAGCAAGGAAGAGATAGGACATTCCAGGCCATACTCCCTTTGAGAGGAAAGATCCTCAATGTCGAGAAGGCACGGCTGGACAGGATGCTCTCAAACCAAGAGATAAGAACAATCATAACAGCCATAGGCACGGGAATAGGAAGCGATGAGTATGACCCGGCCAAAGTAAGGTATCACAAAGTCATCATAATGACCGATGCCGATGAAGACGGGTCCCATATAAGAACGCTCCTTCTCACCCTTTTCTTCCGCTACATGAAAGATCTAATTGACGCCGGACATATCTACATAGCCCAGCCACCTCTTTACGGCATCAGGAAGGGAAAAGAGATGCATTACGCCAACTCCGATGAGGAGCTCGAAAAACTGAAGAAGAAGCTCGGCAGCGATGGGCTGCAAATCCAACGGTATAAGGGCCTCGGCGAGATGAACCCCGAACAGCTGTGGAAGACGACGATGGACCCGGAGAGAAGAACACTCAAAAGAGTAACCATGGAAGACGCAGTAGAAGCAGACCATGTTTTCACAACACTTATGGGGGATCAGGTAGAACCCAGAAGAGAGTTCATAGAAGAGAATGCGGGGCTGGTGAAGAATCTCGATATCTAA